The proteins below are encoded in one region of Micrococcales bacterium:
- a CDS encoding MarR family winged helix-turn-helix transcriptional regulator, with amino-acid sequence MPVGSTTQSRAKGATAGTGHKAIALGQADPSSQAGNRPDSRTSYETDPGGHTRSLGDTGAGGRTTPGRKAGSGDGANTSPAAGAVCDVGSKDRQWFNSLPGVDPELAGLLQTLMSLNQALRPRETGDRQRPTWAQVAVLGILARCGQVRLSALADLLYLDLSVLSRHVTALEQAGLVARVKDPDDGRAWLVSITKQGQAAVHQVWVARADAIRAALAGIEPSNIAAANTVMAAMANALSQASTD; translated from the coding sequence GTGCCCGTCGGTTCTACAACCCAATCTCGCGCCAAGGGGGCCACCGCCGGAACTGGCCACAAAGCCATCGCCCTTGGCCAAGCCGACCCGAGTAGCCAGGCCGGAAATCGCCCCGACTCCCGAACCAGCTACGAAACCGACCCCGGTGGCCACACAAGGTCTCTTGGCGACACCGGAGCCGGTGGCAGAACCACCCCCGGCCGAAAAGCAGGCTCCGGGGACGGTGCCAACACCAGCCCTGCGGCCGGCGCGGTTTGCGATGTTGGCTCCAAGGACCGTCAGTGGTTCAACTCCTTGCCAGGCGTTGACCCCGAACTGGCTGGCTTACTTCAGACCCTAATGAGCCTGAACCAGGCCCTGCGGCCGCGGGAGACTGGCGACCGACAAAGGCCGACTTGGGCCCAAGTGGCGGTTCTTGGAATTCTGGCTCGCTGCGGTCAGGTTAGGCTATCCGCCCTGGCAGACCTGCTGTACTTGGACCTCTCGGTCCTTTCGCGCCATGTCACCGCCCTGGAACAGGCCGGACTGGTGGCCAGGGTCAAAGACCCCGATGACGGCCGGGCCTGGCTGGTTTCGATTACCAAGCAAGGCCAAGCTGCCGTCCACCAAGTCTGGGTAGCCCGAGCTGATGCGATCAGGGCCGCCTTGGCGGGCATCGAACCGTCAAATATCGCGGCCGCCAACACCGTCATGGCGGCCATGGCCAACGCCCTATCCCAAGCTTCCACCGACTAG